A genome region from bacterium includes the following:
- a CDS encoding sigma 54-interacting transcriptional regulator: MNQADQPFQRSIAALNLPSKFSATIAIAIRVPQKLPTKQITEDPAIHIICDDERIRFDGNNLFCRSCILNQLMNPRIVALSGPLKGSSIEVTGELSIGRESSNSASVMDPSVSRRHSILKQDGDHFVIVDLNSRNGTVVNGLPVKERILQNEDRISVGVSTFLFITEEADHSTGDAVDEPQDLVILPTAHLKMEDAIYLRPETLLQTVPLTERTVRVLDAFLRIRRVMHTISGTKEFHSKLMELLFEIFPAQQGAMVLLDDQQQITSTYGYDRMEGPSQIGISRTIVDQVIQQRTALLSNNIQETGKPAAKSLRDLKINSLLAVPLILYERLRGVLYLGTTKIDTHFNEDDLHLITAIAGVAVFALENNQKIEWLENENHRLRDEIEIEHNMIGESAIMQKIYQTISRVAPADSTVLITGESGTGKELVAHAIHKNSSRAANPFIVVNCAALTETLLESELFGHEKGAFTGAIAQKKGKLEVADSGTVFLDEIGEMNQTLQSKLLRVLQEREFERVGGTKQVRIDVRFTAATNRNLQDAVKEGAFRQDLFYRLNVVSIRLPSLRERREDIPLLAMYFASKYGNKTKRGKIGISTAAREILMRYDWPGNVRELENAIERAVVLGGTDIILPEDLPESILETSSIQEETTGTSFHQAVNEAKRAIVQRAISQASGNYSDAARSLGLHPNNFHRLLRSLNLKP, translated from the coding sequence ATGAATCAGGCTGATCAGCCTTTCCAACGATCGATCGCGGCACTGAATCTGCCTTCCAAATTCAGCGCAACAATCGCTATCGCAATACGCGTGCCACAGAAACTGCCGACGAAGCAGATCACTGAAGACCCGGCAATTCACATCATTTGCGATGATGAAAGAATCAGATTCGATGGAAACAACCTGTTCTGCAGATCCTGTATACTGAATCAGCTTATGAACCCGCGAATCGTAGCCCTGAGCGGGCCATTGAAGGGATCCAGCATTGAGGTAACGGGTGAGTTGTCGATTGGACGCGAAAGTTCCAATTCTGCCAGTGTAATGGATCCGTCTGTTTCCCGGCGGCACAGCATCCTGAAACAGGACGGAGACCATTTTGTGATTGTGGATCTGAACAGCAGGAATGGAACAGTCGTGAACGGCCTGCCGGTCAAAGAAAGAATCCTTCAAAATGAGGATCGAATTTCCGTCGGTGTTTCCACCTTTCTGTTTATAACTGAAGAAGCGGATCATTCAACCGGGGATGCTGTTGATGAGCCGCAAGACCTTGTTATCCTGCCCACAGCCCATTTGAAAATGGAAGATGCAATCTATCTGCGGCCCGAAACGCTTCTTCAGACCGTTCCGCTCACGGAGCGAACTGTTCGCGTTCTGGACGCGTTCCTCAGAATCAGGCGCGTGATGCACACGATTTCAGGAACCAAAGAGTTCCACAGCAAGCTGATGGAGCTGCTTTTCGAAATTTTTCCGGCGCAGCAGGGCGCTATGGTTTTGCTGGATGATCAGCAACAGATCACTTCAACTTACGGATATGACAGGATGGAAGGGCCCAGCCAGATTGGCATCAGCCGGACCATCGTAGATCAGGTAATTCAACAACGGACAGCTCTTTTGAGCAACAACATTCAGGAAACCGGAAAACCGGCTGCGAAAAGTTTGCGGGATCTGAAAATCAATTCCTTGCTGGCCGTTCCTTTGATTCTATATGAACGGCTTCGCGGTGTTCTGTATCTTGGCACCACCAAAATCGACACGCATTTTAACGAAGACGATTTGCATTTAATCACTGCGATTGCGGGGGTTGCTGTTTTTGCGCTTGAGAATAATCAGAAGATCGAATGGCTGGAAAATGAAAATCATCGCTTGCGTGACGAAATCGAAATTGAACATAACATGATCGGTGAGTCAGCCATCATGCAGAAGATTTACCAGACGATTTCACGCGTTGCGCCTGCAGACTCAACGGTCCTGATTACAGGCGAGAGTGGAACCGGCAAGGAGCTTGTCGCGCATGCGATTCACAAGAATAGCTCGCGCGCAGCGAACCCGTTTATCGTGGTCAATTGCGCTGCACTCACGGAGACTCTACTCGAAAGTGAGCTTTTTGGACACGAGAAAGGAGCTTTTACCGGAGCCATTGCACAGAAAAAGGGGAAGCTGGAAGTTGCCGACAGCGGAACCGTATTTCTGGATGAAATTGGAGAAATGAACCAGACTCTTCAAAGCAAGCTTTTGCGCGTGTTGCAAGAACGGGAATTCGAACGAGTCGGCGGAACCAAACAGGTGCGAATTGATGTCCGGTTTACTGCCGCTACAAACCGAAATTTACAGGATGCCGTGAAAGAAGGCGCTTTCAGGCAAGATCTCTTTTACAGATTGAATGTGGTTTCCATCAGACTTCCTTCCTTGCGCGAACGACGTGAGGACATTCCACTACTGGCGATGTATTTTGCGTCAAAGTACGGAAACAAAACCAAAAGGGGAAAGATAGGAATCTCTACCGCGGCCCGCGAGATCTTGATGCGTTACGATTGGCCTGGCAACGTTCGTGAGCTGGAAAACGCGATCGAACGCGCTGTTGTGCTGGGCGGCACGGACATCATTTTGCCTGAAGATCTGCCAGAGTCGATTCTGGAAACCTCATCGATTCAGGAAGAAACCACGGGCACTTCATTCCATCAAGCAGTGAACGAAGCAAAAAGGGCGATCGTTCAGCGCGCCATCAGTCAGGCATCGGGAAATTACAGCGATGCCGCGAGATCGCTCGGTCTGCACCCGAACAATTTTCACAGACTACTCCGCAGTTTGAATCTCAAACCTTGA